The nucleotide sequence CATGCGCTCATTAGATTGGCGAAAAGACCGATTACTGCAATCATAATCATCGTTCCACTCGATACAGTAGGTGGCGATACAAATCGCTCATACGCTTCAAACAAAATGAAGCCGGAAATGAGAAATAGTGTTATACCATTTAATAATGCGGCTAATATTTCAAATCGATAATACCCATACGTTTTCATGGGTGATGCCGACCGAGTAGCAAACCACAAAGCTAGGAAGCTAAGAAATAAAGAGCTAGCATCGTTCAACATATGACCGGCATCCGACAGTAACGCCAAGCTATTCGTCACAAGTCCTCCGATAAACTCAACTACCATGACGCCAAGTGTAATAAGTAGAGCTATGAGCAAGCCTTTTCGATTTCCTTCTCGTACATTATGGTGATGATGATGTCCCATCGTCTCCCTCCTATTCATGCTCAATATGATTGATCACTTGCTTTAAGATAGATACGACATGCTCATCGTCATACGTGTAATAAAATGAATTTCCTTCACGACGATATTTCACCAATCGTAAGTTCCGCAAAAAGCTTAGCTGATGCGAAACTGCTGATTGCGTTAACCCTAATACCTCTGCGATATGATTTACAGAACATTCTTCTTGTGACAGCAAATACAACATTCTTATTCGAGTCGGATCACCAAGTGCTTTAAAAATACGCGAAGCCTCCTCCACCGTCTCCTCTGCTAAAAACGAATGCTCTTCTCGATTCATCACCGTTCCTCCTATCTTTCAAAACAACTATATGAACATATGCTCATATACATGATAATAAAAAATGAAGAACCTGTCAAAGAATAGACCCAAAATAAAACGACTCTAACCAACTGGTAGGAGTCGTTTGTTAAAACCTCTTCTCTAACTTTATTAAGAAGCGCTTTAGAGGTTGATATGATCCCCTTATAGTAGACAGAAAAAAGAAAGCGAATTAATCTGTCTATTATGGAGGGGATTTTTTTATGGGAAAAATACGAAAAACCTATGATGTAAAGTTTAAAAAGAAAGCTGTGGATTTATATTTAAAAGAGGGCATTGGCTATGTAACGGTGGCGAAAGAACTAGGGATTCATCATTCCATGGTACAGCGATGGGTGAAACACTATGAACAGGAAGGAATGAAAGGGCTGGAGGAAAAGCGAGGAAAGGCCAAAGGACCAGGCAAAGGAAGACCGAGAACTCGTCCAGAAGATCCTGAAACGAAAATCAAACGCCTTGAGGCGGAAGTAGAGATGCTAAAAAAGCTCTTAAAGATGTGAAAGGGGGAATGGAAACCGTACCAACTCACAAGAAGTTCGCCATCATTCATGAAATGGCTGGTAACCATATTTCTATTCAAGAATTATGTAAGATTGCAGGCGTGTCTCGAAGTGGATATTACAAGTGGGTAAAACGGCAGAAGCACCCTTCTCAGAAGCAATTAGAAGACGAGCAGTTAAAGA is from Bacillus kexueae and encodes:
- a CDS encoding ArsR/SmtB family transcription factor, yielding MNREEHSFLAEETVEEASRIFKALGDPTRIRMLYLLSQEECSVNHIAEVLGLTQSAVSHQLSFLRNLRLVKYRREGNSFYYTYDDEHVVSILKQVINHIEHE
- a CDS encoding transposase; amino-acid sequence: MGKIRKTYDVKFKKKAVDLYLKEGIGYVTVAKELGIHHSMVQRWVKHYEQEGMKGLEEKRGKAKGPGKGRPRTRPEDPETKIKRLEAEVEMLKKLLKM